The DNA region TTGCTCAACCATCACCAAATCGAAACGCTTATTTTTGTTAGAAATCAACCCAGCAACTTCAATATTTTCATCATTTTTTAACGCCACAAAATAGTATTCTGCGCCGCGCTTCTTGCGCATTTCGGCAAATTCTACACTTTGTAACCAGTCAATGTTTTTATCTTGGCAATAGTTTTGATATTCTTCTTTTGAAATCTCTACAAGGCTTTTCATATATCCTCTATTTTAACACAAAAAAACCAAATTTAAAACCAGACCGATAGCTGTTTTTACTATTCAAAGCTGGTTTTAAATTTTTTACTTTAGCTAATTTTAAGCACCCGCAGGTTTGTTTTCGGTTGGTTTTGGCTCAGTAGTTTTGGCTTTTTCAACCTTTTCAAAGTGTGCTGATTTTAGTTTATCTTTTAAGGCGTCACCCGCCACAAAACGAACTTTCACACCTTCAATCGAGCTTGCTGTTACACCAGATTCTTTAGCTTGACCTTTAGATTGAATAGTTGTATGAAAATAACCAAGTTTCCCAAGATGAACACTTTCGCCTCGCTCTAATCGTTTCAAAAGCTCATCTGTTAGTGCTAGCAAAACTGCATGCACATCAATATGACTCACCGTAGTTGAGGTTTCTGAAATACTATTAGCGATTTCATCTAGATCAACACGGCCAGATTCAGCTAGTTGAGCGTAAAACTTTTTTGGCTCTTCTCGTTTTGCAGGGTTTACAAGTTGAACAACTTTATATTTAAGACTCATTCTTCCTCCTTGAAAGGCTTTTGATTTGTTTTGCTATAGCAGTTAATTAAAAATGCTATAGATGATTCTTAAATGTGCTTAGCAAATTTTAAAAAGTGATGTAGCACTTTTGTTGGTTTGCTATAGGGGATTAAAGATTCCTCCTTTCACCTTACCAAAATCACCAAGTTATTCAATTAAAAGTGCTTGATTTCCTGCTTTAATTATAGCACTT from Candidatus Saccharimonas sp. includes:
- a CDS encoding HU family DNA-binding protein, with the translated sequence MSLKYKVVQLVNPAKREEPKKFYAQLAESGRVDLDEIANSISETSTTVSHIDVHAVLLALTDELLKRLERGESVHLGKLGYFHTTIQSKGQAKESGVTASSIEGVKVRFVAGDALKDKLKSAHFEKVEKAKTTEPKPTENKPAGA